From Telopea speciosissima isolate NSW1024214 ecotype Mountain lineage unplaced genomic scaffold, Tspe_v1 Tspe_v1.0358, whole genome shotgun sequence, a single genomic window includes:
- the LOC122648007 gene encoding protein ZW2-like, translated as MAYNTNASSNNNSNNIVSRFESFYEGWLVRQEHYLDELLSAQNSNCDSSAREEEMRELISRVLSHYQHYFEEKARVASADVFFLFSPTWFSPFERSFLWMAGFKPGMLIRLVEKSVKDLSEEQKQCLDRLRAETRVEEKQLSDELARVQESVAAPPLLELIRRGRRLVDGEWRQAERVLETLSSSMETLVEKADFLRIATARKAADLLNPIQTVRLLAAATQLQLRVRTWGWEREAERRVGRTE; from the coding sequence ATGGCTTACAACACTAATGCGAgtagcaacaacaacagcaataaCATTGTAAGCCGTTTCGAGAGCTTCTATGAAGGTTGGCTCGTGCGTCAAGAGCACTACCTCGACGAGCTTCTCTCAGCTCAAAACAGCAACTGTGATAGTTCAGCacgagaagaagagatgagagaactcATATCCCGAGTTCTCTCTCATTACCAACACtacttcgaagagaaagctagGGTAGCCAGCGCTGACGTTTTTTTCCTATTCTCTCCTACTTGGTTCAGCCCTTTCGAGCGTTCCTTCCTTTGGATGGCTGGGTTCAAACCCGGAATGCTGATTCGACTCGTTGAAAAATCGGTCAAGGATTTGTCCGAGGAACAAAAGCAGTGTTTGGATAGGCTGAGAGCGGAGACGAGGGTGGAGGAGAAGCAACTGTCGGATGAACTTGCTCGGGTGCAAGAGTCGGTGGCGGCGCCGCCACTTTTAGAGCTGATAAGACGAGGGAGGAGGTTAGTAGATGGGGAGTGGAGACAGGCGGAGCGAGTGCTTGAAACATTGAGTTCGTCGATGGAGACTTTGGTGGAGAAAGCGGACTTTCTGAGGATTGCTACTGCGAGGAAAGCTGCCGATTTACTGAATCCAATTCAGACTGTGAGGCTCTTAGCTGCTGCTACTCAACTTCAGCTTAGAGTTCGAACTTGGGGTTGGGAGAGAGAAGCTGAAAGGCGAGTGGGTCGCACTGAGTaa